One Brassica napus cultivar Da-Ae chromosome A1, Da-Ae, whole genome shotgun sequence genomic region harbors:
- the LOC106381538 gene encoding LOW QUALITY PROTEIN: 50S ribosomal protein L10, chloroplastic (The sequence of the model RefSeq protein was modified relative to this genomic sequence to represent the inferred CDS: inserted 2 bases in 1 codon), producing MSSLRRALLVAGKTKINLQNCHFITGINYNGLTVKQLQELRGILRENSNTKLLVAKNTLVFKALEGTKWESLKPCMKGMNAWIFVQTEDVPPAXTFVRFQKEKKLFDNNLGGAVFEEKLYGPKDYKVIETMSFREDVYGVMFGALHWPGLDLVNTLQAPSALENESAAA from the exons ATGTCCAGCCTTCGAAGAGCTCTCCTCGTGGCGGGGAAAACGAAGATCAACCTCCAGAACTGCCATTTCATCACCGGAATCAACTACAACGGCCTCACCGTGAAGCAGCTACAAGAGCTCCGAGGGATCCTCCGCGAAAACAGCAACACGAAGCTCCTCGTCGCGAAGAACACTCTCGTCTTCAAGGCCCTGGAAGGAACCAAGTGGGAGTCTCTGAAGCCGTGTATGAAAGGTATGAACGCGTGGATCTTCGTGCAGACCGAAGACGTCCCCCCGGC TACGTTCGTCCGTTTCCAGAAGGAGAAGAAGTTGTTCGATAATAACTTGGGAGGTGCTGTGTTCGAGGAGAAGCTGTATGGTCCGAAGGATTATAAGGTTATTGAAACGATGTCGTTTCGGGAAGATGTGTATGGTGTGATGTTTGGTGCGTTGCATTGGCCGGGGTTGGATCTCGTTAACACGTTGCAAGCACCATCTGCGTTGGAGAATGAGAGTGCCGCTGCATAG
- the LOC106351928 gene encoding ankyrin repeat-containing protein ITN1, with translation MAASSFADGEKDMEKGGMVLQSSESQTAMLDPSPTPSPSATATAPALVLSNSGKRMDQAGKKKYVKQVTGRHNDTELHLAAQRGDLSGVQQILKDINSQMEGTLSGEEFDAEVAEIRASIVNEVNELGETALFTAADKGHLDVVKELLKYSSRESIAKKNRSGYDPLHIAAIQGHHAIVEVLLDHDSTLSHTFGPSNATPLVSAAMRGHTEVVNQLLSKAGNLLEISRSNHKNALHLAARQGHVDVIKALLAKDSHLARRVDKKGQTALHMAVKGQSSEVVKLLLDADPAIVMLPDKSCNTALHVATRKKRAEIVELLLSLPDTNANALTRERKTALDIAEGLPLSEESSYIKESLARCGALRANELNQPRDELRSTVTQIKNDVHIQLEQTKRTNKNVHNISKELRKLHREGINNATNSVTVVAVLFATVAFAAIFTVPGGDNNDGSAVVVGRASFKIFFIFNAIALFTSLAVVVVQITLVRGETKAEKRVVEVINKLMWLASMCTSVAFLASSYIVVGRKNEWAAELVTVVGGVIMAGVLGTMTYYVVKSKRVRSMRKRIKSARRSGSNSWHHSDHSNSEVDPIFAI, from the exons ATGGCTGCCTCATCCTTTGCAGATG GAGAAAAAGATATGGAGAAAGGTGGAATGGTTCTACAGTCTAGTGAGTCTCAAACCGCTATGTTAGATCCTTCACCAACACCTTCACCGTCCGCAACAGCAACTGCACCAGCTTTGGTTCTGTCTAACTCAGGCAAGAGGATGGACCAAGCTGGGAAGAAAAAGTACGTGAAGCAAGTCACAGGTCGCCACAACGACACTGAGCTTCACTTAGCGGCTCAGCGTGGTGATTTGTCGGGTGTGCAGCAGATTCTCAAGGATATTAACTCTCAGATGGAAGGGACTCTGAGCGGGGAAGAGTTTGACGCTGAAGTTGCTGAGATCAGGGCTTCGATTGTGAATGAGGTGAATGAGTTAGGCGAGACCGCGCTCTTCACTGCTGCTGATAAAGGACATCTTGATGTTGTCAAAGAGCTGTTGAAGTATTCGAGTAGAGAGAGTATTGCTAAGAAGAACCGTTCTGGTTATGATCCTCTTCACATTGCTGCCATACAAGGTCATCATG CTATTGTTGAGGTTTTACTAGATCATGATTCGACGCTTAGCCATACATTTGGTCCATCGAATGCAACTCCGCTTGTGTCTGCGGCTATGAGAGGACATACAGAAGTTGTGAACCAGCTTTTATCAAAAGCTGGGAACTTGCTTGAAATTTCTCGGTCTAACCATAAGAATGCGTTGCATCTAGCTGCAAGGCAAGGGCATGTTGATGTTATAAAAGCTTTGCTAGCTAAAGATTCTCACCTAGCGAGAAGGGTTGATAAAAAAGGACAAACTGCGCTTCACATGGCTGTAAAAGGACAGAGCTCAGAGGTGGTGAAACTGCTGTTGGATGCAGATCCTGCCATTGTTATGCTTCCAGACAAGTCTTGTAACACGGCGTTACATGTCGCCACAAGGAAAAAACGAGCAGAG ATTGTGGAACTGTTATTGTCACTGCCTGATACCAACGCCAATGCTTTAACCCGAGAACGCAAGACAGCACTTGACATTGCAGAGGGGCTTCCACTCTCAGAAGAATCTTCATACATAAAAGAGTCTCTTGCTCGCTGTGGAGCTCTCAGGGCAAATGAGCTGAACCAGCCAAGAGACGAGCTGAGAAGCACCGTCACACAAATCAAGAACGATGTTCATATCCAGCTGGAACAGACCAAAAGGACTAACAAAAACGTTCACAACATTTCAAAAGAGCTCAGGAAACTCCACAGAGAAGGGATCAACAATGCAACCAACTCAGTAACCGTTGTGGCTGTGCTCTTTGCAACCGTAGCTTTTGCCGCTATCTTCACAGTGCCGGGAGGAGACAACAACGACGGGTCAGCAGTGGTGGTGGGACGAGCATCGTTCAAgatcttctttatcttcaacGCAATAGCCTTGTTTACTTCTCTGGCCGTCGTGGTGGTACAGATCACGTTGGTGAGGGGGGAGACAAAAGCTGAGAAGAGGGTAGTGGAGGTGATCAACAAACTGATGTGGTTGGCATCTATGTGTACATCTGTGGCGTTTCTTGCATCGTCTTATATAGTGGTTGGGCGTAAGAACGAGTGGGCGGCAGAGCTTGTGACTGTGGTTGGTGGTGTGATAATGGCTGGTGTTCTTGGGACCATGACTTATTATGTGGTGAAGTCGAAGAGGGTGAGGTCAATGAGGAAGAGGATCAAGAGTGCGCGTAGGAGCGGTTCCAACTCTTGGCATCATTCAGATCACTCAAACTCTGAAGTCGATCCAATTTTCGCAATCTAA